Proteins encoded in a region of the Triticum dicoccoides isolate Atlit2015 ecotype Zavitan chromosome 3A, WEW_v2.0, whole genome shotgun sequence genome:
- the LOC119273023 gene encoding laccase-19-like produces MEKFSMAATMFCAVVLAALAAAGGGEAAVVEHTFVVHEMNQTHLCNTTKIYVVNGQLPGPTIDVTDDDTVVVHVVNRLPHGLTIHWHGVRQMRSCWSDGAGFVTECPIPPGGEHMYSFNVTGQVGTLWWHAHVTCLRATVAGAFIIRPKGGRYPFPTPAKDVPIIIGEWWELDLVELDRRMHDGNFDDNPLSATINGKLGDLSNCSGKPEESFVLDVVRGDTYLLRIVNTALFSEYYFKVAGHTFMVVGADGYYLTPYKTDMVTVAPGEAIDVLMAANAPPAHYHMVALANQPPEPDPQIPGFVSRGLVRYAGSSHNNNGLPVPTPLMPSQHNTMPSYYFHSNLTGLAHPDRHRVPMHVDERLFFTLGLGSICRGTNKTCERGRSPETIVVATMNNVSFRHPTNASLLERYYDGRTSGLYTEDLPDHPPHPYNYTDRSLIPPGPLEKALEPTFKATKLRRFRYNTSVEIIFQGTALLQSDSNPMHLHGYDFFVLATGLGNYNPKTDPKKFNYHNPPLRNTVQVPRTGWAAVRFVTDNPGMWYLHCHFEFHIIMGMATAFIVENGPTPETSLPPPPPEFKRCGANGFTQP; encoded by the exons ATGGAGAAGTTCTCCATGGCGGCGACCATGTTCTGCGCCGTTGTCCTCGCGGCTCTGGCGGCGGCCGGCGGTGGTGAGGCGGCGGTCGTGGAACACACCTTTGTT GTGCACGAGATGAACCAGACACACCTGTGCAACACGACCAAGATTTACGTGGTGAATGGGCAGCTCCCAGGCCCCACCATCGACGTCACCGACGACGACACGGTTGTCGTCCACGTCGTCAACCGTCTCCCTCACGGGCTCACCATCCACTGGCATGGTGTCCGGCAGATGAGGAGCTGCTGGTCCGATGGCGCCGGCTTCGTCACCGAATGCCCCATCCCTCCCGGCGGCGAGCACATGTACAGCTTCAACGTCACGGGCCAAGTTGGCACGCTGTGGTGGCACGCCCACGTCACCTGCCTCCGCGCCACCGTTGCCGGCGCCTTCATCATCCGCCCCAAGGGCGGGAGGTACCCGTTCCCGACGCCCGCCAAGGACGTGCCCATCATCATCGGCGAGTGGTGGGAGCTCGACCTCGTCGAGCTAGACAGGAGGATGCATGATGGTAACTTTGACGACAATCCGCTGTCGGCGACCATCAACGGTAAGCTCGGCGACCTCAGCAACTGCTCTGGCAAGCCGGAGGAGAGCTTCGTCCTCGACGTGGTGCGCGGGGACACATACCTGCTGCGGATTGTGAACACGGCGCTCTTTtcggagtactacttcaaggtcgCTGGGCACACGTTCATGGTGGTGGGCGCCGACGGGTACTACCTGACGCCGTATAAGACGGACATGGTGACCGTCGCGCCAGGGGAGGCCATCGACGTGCTCATGGCCGCTAACGCCCCGCCCGCACACTACCATATGGTGGCGCTCGCAAACCAGCCGCCGGAGCCTGACCCGCAGATCCCGGGGTTCGTGTCCCGTGGCCTCGTTCGCTACGCCGGATCCTCCCATAACAACAACGGGCTGCCAGTGCCGACGCCACTCATGCCCAGCCAGCACAACACCATGCCGTCCTACTACTTCCACAGCAACCTCACCGGCCTCGCCCACCCAGACCGCCACCGCGTTCCCATGCACGTCGATGAGCGCCTCTTCTTCACGCTCGGCCTCGGCTCCATCTGCCGCGGCACCAACAAGACATGCGAGCGTGGGAGGAGTCCAGAGACCATCGTGGTGGCCACAATGAACAACGTGTCCTTCCGCCACCCGACTAACGCGTCGCTCCTCGAGAGGTACTACGACGGCCGGACAAGTGGCCTCTACACGGAGGACCTCCCCGACCATCCGCCGCACCCGTACAACTATACCGACCGCTCCCTCATCCCGCCGGGGCCGCTGGAGAAGGCACTCGAGCCGACGTTCAAGGCGACCAAGCTACGGAGGTTCCGGTACAACACCTCGGTGGAGATCATCTTCCAGGGCACGGCGCTGCTGCAGAGTGACTCCAACCCCATGCACCTCCATGGCTACGACTTCTTTGTCCTCGCCACGGGACTGGGCAACTACAACCCCAAGACGGACCCCAAGAAGTTCAACTACCACAACCCACCGCTGAGGAACACGGTGCAGGTGCCCAGGACCGGCTGGGCCGCCGTGCGCTTCGTCACCGACAACCCTGGGATGTGGTACCTCCACTGCCACTTTGAGTTCCACATCATCATGGGCATGGCGACGGCGTTCATCGTGGAAAACGGGCCAACGCCAGAGACCAGCCTGCCCCCGCCGCCCCCAGAATTCAAGAGGTGTGGCGCCAATGGCTTCACTCAGCCATAG